In a genomic window of Sulfurimonas denitrificans DSM 1251:
- a CDS encoding endonuclease/exonuclease/phosphatase family protein → MKILFFTLLIYTSLFGETILKIATYNVENLFDLETSGYEYSEYIPNSTSEWNQKNYKIKLKNIAQVIKDIDADIIALEEVESLQALLDLRFALKQSGLYYGYYSIADKKNTTVKVALLSKVPFVYSKEISVTQTYEYRNILETKFNINGKELYIFVNHWKSKSGAESQRVLCAKSLMKRVKEIGFDKNIILLGDFNSDYEEYLKFAKKREHNDTDGITGINHILGTINQRNSALHVNYQKESFYNLWYDTDEDKRYSYLYRGKKEVLDNILISQSLLNAKDVSYIHNTISNFNKEYLFKKNNIYRWQISKARVKKHKGQGYSDHLPLVARFRVD, encoded by the coding sequence ATGAAAATTCTGTTTTTTACCCTTTTAATTTATACATCACTGTTTGGAGAGACTATTTTGAAAATTGCAACATATAATGTAGAAAATCTCTTTGATTTAGAAACAAGCGGTTATGAATATAGTGAATATATACCAAACTCTACCTCAGAGTGGAATCAAAAAAATTATAAGATAAAATTAAAAAATATCGCTCAGGTTATAAAAGATATAGATGCAGACATTATAGCCCTAGAAGAGGTTGAATCACTCCAAGCACTCTTAGACCTCAGGTTTGCACTAAAACAAAGCGGTCTATATTATGGTTATTATAGTATTGCGGATAAAAAAAACACAACTGTTAAAGTAGCTCTTCTTAGTAAAGTACCATTTGTTTACTCCAAAGAGATAAGTGTGACTCAAACTTATGAATACAGAAATATTTTAGAGACAAAATTTAACATTAATGGAAAAGAGCTCTATATTTTTGTCAATCATTGGAAATCAAAATCTGGTGCTGAGAGTCAAAGAGTATTATGCGCAAAGAGTTTAATGAAAAGGGTAAAAGAGATAGGATTTGATAAAAATATAATTTTGCTTGGAGATTTTAATTCAGACTATGAGGAGTATCTGAAATTTGCAAAAAAAAGAGAACATAATGACACAGATGGTATAACGGGCATAAACCATATCTTAGGCACTATAAATCAAAGAAATTCAGCCCTACATGTAAATTATCAAAAAGAGAGTTTTTATAACCTCTGGTACGATACAGATGAAGATAAAAGGTACTCTTATCTCTATAGAGGCAAAAAAGAGGTGCTTGATAATATTTTGATATCTCAATCTCTCTTAAATGCTAAAGATGTCTCATACATTCATAACACTATCTCAAATTTTAATAAAGAGTACCTTTTTAAAAAAAACAACATCTACAGATGGCAAATCTCTAAAGCAAGAGTAAAAAAACATAAAGGACAAGGCTATTCAGACCACCTCCCATTAGTTGCTAGATTTAGAGTTGATTAA
- a CDS encoding M3 family metallopeptidase, with translation MSKFLELRVDLGSFIEELNVRLEKNNKSVEKLLKIKEKNFANFVKPLEMMDEKLEQFFTQLSHLNSVKNSAKTQKIYAASLPIVTDYSTKLSQNIDIYNAYKEIFKNEQKSLNQEQKRVLELNILGFELSGAHLDEKIKKRLQEINLKKSTLSNDFSQNLLNATNEYKYIVTDIKDVEGIPQSDLANAMFKEDGVTKYKFTLQMPSYIAYMTYGKNENIREELYRSYVTRAPQNALIIDELLSLKNEMSRLLGFDNYASYSLASKMATDESSVIEFLEELISKSKPQAKKELRELQEITKKPLNSFDTAFYSELLKKEKYNIDEEEYRPYFEQNSVLDGTFEFLNKLFKISFKKNSEELWDKKALSYDLYVDGILKSRLYLDLEARKGKQGGAWMNNFSSHHIDEKGKEHLASAVIVCNFPPSKGKTPSLLRHDDVVTLFHEMGHALHHMLSEVNESGVSGVNGVEWDAVEFPSQFLENFAYEPKVLKLFATHYKTKEIIPAEMIEKLVKSKNFQSALGMLRQLEFSIFDFKLHAKLHKGSEVQELLDSIREQTALIKPPSYNKFQNGFSHIFAGGYAAGYYSYKWAEVLSADAFFSVVDEGIFDSLSAKKYLEIILRSGGSKSMDILYKEFMGTQANPENLLRLNGII, from the coding sequence ATGAGTAAATTTTTAGAGTTAAGAGTAGATTTGGGCAGTTTTATAGAAGAACTAAATGTAAGATTAGAAAAAAACAACAAAAGCGTTGAAAAACTTCTAAAAATAAAAGAGAAAAATTTTGCAAATTTTGTAAAACCTCTTGAGATGATGGATGAGAAACTGGAGCAGTTTTTTACACAATTATCACACCTTAACTCTGTAAAAAACAGCGCTAAAACGCAAAAAATATATGCTGCATCTCTACCAATAGTCACAGATTACTCAACAAAACTTTCTCAAAACATAGATATATATAACGCCTACAAAGAGATTTTTAAAAATGAGCAAAAAAGCCTAAATCAAGAACAAAAGAGAGTCTTAGAGCTAAATATTTTGGGCTTTGAGTTAAGCGGTGCTCATCTCGATGAAAAAATAAAAAAAAGACTACAAGAGATAAACCTCAAAAAGAGCACCCTATCAAATGATTTCTCTCAAAACCTCTTAAATGCAACAAATGAGTACAAATATATTGTTACCGACATAAAAGATGTAGAGGGAATTCCTCAGAGCGATTTGGCAAATGCAATGTTTAAAGAAGATGGCGTAACTAAGTACAAATTTACCCTTCAAATGCCCTCATACATAGCCTATATGACATACGGTAAGAACGAAAATATAAGAGAAGAGCTCTACCGCTCTTATGTGACTAGAGCGCCTCAAAATGCGCTGATTATTGATGAACTATTATCACTAAAAAACGAGATGAGCAGACTACTTGGGTTTGATAATTACGCTTCATATTCACTTGCTAGTAAAATGGCAACGGATGAGAGTAGCGTAATTGAATTTTTAGAAGAGCTAATTTCAAAATCAAAACCTCAAGCTAAAAAAGAGCTGAGAGAACTCCAAGAGATAACAAAAAAACCTCTTAATAGTTTTGATACGGCTTTTTACAGTGAGCTTCTTAAAAAAGAGAAGTATAATATAGACGAAGAGGAGTATCGCCCATACTTTGAGCAAAATAGTGTGTTAGATGGTACGTTTGAATTTTTAAACAAACTCTTCAAAATCAGTTTCAAAAAAAATAGTGAGGAGCTATGGGATAAAAAGGCTCTCTCTTATGATTTATATGTAGATGGTATTTTAAAATCGAGGCTCTACCTTGATTTAGAAGCCAGAAAAGGCAAACAAGGCGGAGCATGGATGAATAATTTTAGCTCACATCATATAGATGAAAAAGGCAAAGAGCATCTTGCCTCAGCTGTTATAGTATGTAATTTTCCGCCATCAAAAGGTAAAACTCCATCTCTATTAAGACATGATGATGTAGTAACGCTATTTCATGAGATGGGTCACGCACTACATCACATGTTAAGTGAAGTAAATGAGAGCGGAGTTAGTGGCGTAAATGGCGTAGAGTGGGATGCCGTTGAATTTCCATCACAATTTTTAGAAAACTTTGCTTATGAGCCTAAAGTTTTAAAACTCTTTGCAACTCACTATAAAACCAAAGAGATTATCCCAGCAGAGATGATAGAGAAGTTAGTAAAAAGCAAAAACTTCCAATCAGCCTTAGGAATGCTCAGACAACTAGAGTTCTCTATCTTTGACTTTAAACTACATGCAAAGCTCCATAAAGGCAGTGAAGTTCAAGAGCTCTTAGACTCTATCAGAGAGCAAACCGCACTTATTAAACCACCCTCGTACAACAAGTTTCAAAATGGTTTTTCACATATTTTTGCTGGCGGATATGCTGCTGGATACTACAGCTACAAATGGGCTGAAGTTCTAAGTGCAGATGCTTTTTTTAGTGTTGTTGATGAGGGAATTTTTGACTCTTTGAGTGCAAAAAAATATCTAGAAATTATCCTAAGAAGCGGAGGCTCTAAGAGTATGGATATTTTATATAAAGAGTTTATGGGTACCCAAGCAAATCCTGAGAATTTATTAAGACTAAATGGTATCATCTAA
- a CDS encoding trypsin-like peptidase domain-containing protein, producing MNTQLILEQYIENIIQIMTPYGSGTGFIIDDLIVTNSHVVAGLKEVVISSKKIKRSIAEVVYDDAYFDLAFISFGFDRPENPLTLSTKEIQNGDSVIAIGHPYGLNYSATEGIVSKASRIYGELEYVQIDAAINPGNSGGPLINIDGEVIGVNTFIIQDSNNLGFALPYFYVDEALKSYKNFNIKNILKCHSCKNLIDEKDIKDDYCPRCGIKLEVAKLRRKGYKPTGSTKLLEEILNSLDVNVTLARRSQASWRVNFGTARIEITYYENGIIIGESKLCVIPQENIERIYDYLLDENKKFSYLHFCINQNIIYLSYLVIDSSLTLEEGRVAFERLFKYSDMYDDILIDKFGAIKLKRDEED from the coding sequence ATGAACACACAACTAATACTTGAGCAGTATATAGAAAACATCATACAAATCATGACTCCTTATGGAAGTGGAACTGGATTTATTATTGATGATTTGATTGTTACAAACTCTCATGTTGTAGCTGGGCTAAAAGAGGTAGTAATTAGCTCAAAAAAGATTAAACGCTCTATTGCAGAGGTCGTTTACGATGATGCTTATTTTGATTTGGCTTTTATTAGTTTTGGATTTGATAGACCAGAAAATCCGCTTACTTTATCTACAAAAGAGATTCAAAATGGAGATAGTGTTATCGCTATAGGGCACCCTTATGGGCTTAATTATAGCGCAACAGAGGGTATTGTCTCAAAAGCTTCAAGAATTTATGGAGAGCTAGAGTATGTACAAATTGACGCCGCAATCAACCCAGGAAACAGTGGCGGACCTCTTATAAATATTGATGGAGAAGTCATCGGAGTAAATACATTTATCATTCAAGATTCAAATAACTTAGGCTTTGCACTTCCGTACTTTTATGTTGATGAAGCGCTAAAGAGCTACAAAAATTTCAATATAAAAAATATTTTAAAGTGTCACTCATGTAAAAACCTTATCGATGAAAAAGATATAAAAGATGACTACTGCCCAAGATGTGGCATAAAACTAGAGGTCGCAAAACTTAGAAGAAAAGGGTATAAACCAACAGGAAGCACAAAATTATTAGAAGAGATTTTAAACTCTCTTGATGTAAATGTTACATTAGCTAGACGCTCACAAGCTTCATGGCGAGTGAACTTTGGCACCGCAAGAATAGAGATAACGTACTATGAAAATGGTATCATCATAGGAGAGTCAAAACTTTGCGTTATACCACAAGAAAATATTGAACGCATTTATGACTACCTACTTGATGAAAATAAAAAATTTTCATATCTGCACTTCTGCATAAATCAAAATATCATCTATCTGTCCTACCTTGTAATCGACTCATCTCTGACATTAGAAGAGGGTCGTGTAGCATTTGAGAGGCTGTTTAAATATTCTGACATGTATGATGATATACTAATTGATAAATTTGGCGCGATAAAATTAAAAAGAGATGAAGAGGATTAA
- a CDS encoding GGDEF domain-containing protein, producing the protein MQDLYEEKKTKSFNFFLLIAAIPIAGVIIIFSIMAKNRQDKIEFTKLELCGIEVIAEIQKSVLDIQKIRALTSIENPNSDTLKKLEIKKEDILKGMNLIESKLSKIDDSITLKKELLSFIKFIKDSKLDSLNFDELTQIVENLTSYSSRISYHSKLILDENLDIFVLVNNVVFLFVELIEHNGQIRGVAVNTTNGNIDFNQRHKIIMRLDKIDDKLKKLDLNLFLLGEVAYANKLKESYEDMKEAQRVIIDFTNNELLRDDAIAVDSNGIYEQITKNIDSVIALYEINLNLLRENLEKKLKENQKSLIFIAIFGFLSIMFVIIINRIFYLNNRKYIDKIEELTITDGMTSLYNRRYFDEIFDNYLRSNQRTKQVPVFIIMDIDHFKEYNDTYGHQAGDVAIKIVSKVMKTFLKRATDMAFRLGGEEFGILCSGINAIEALHLAHDIRKGIENEKIEHKSSKVNEYLTISIGIIVIEEGKINSTKEIYRCADKALYKAKENGRNQAVLYDAKMFCDD; encoded by the coding sequence ATGCAAGATTTATATGAAGAGAAAAAAACAAAAAGTTTTAATTTTTTTCTACTTATTGCTGCTATCCCGATAGCTGGTGTAATAATTATATTTTCTATTATGGCTAAAAACAGACAAGATAAAATAGAGTTTACAAAACTTGAACTTTGCGGAATAGAAGTAATAGCTGAAATACAAAAAAGCGTTTTGGATATTCAAAAAATAAGAGCACTAACCTCAATAGAAAACCCAAATAGTGATACTTTAAAGAAGCTAGAAATAAAAAAAGAAGATATTTTAAAGGGTATGAATCTAATAGAGAGTAAATTATCAAAGATAGACGATAGCATTACTTTGAAAAAAGAGCTTTTGAGTTTTATAAAATTTATAAAAGATAGTAAGCTAGACTCTCTGAATTTTGATGAACTTACTCAAATAGTTGAAAATCTCACATCTTATTCAAGTCGAATTTCTTACCATTCCAAACTCATTTTAGATGAAAATTTAGATATATTTGTTTTAGTAAACAATGTCGTTTTTCTGTTTGTAGAGCTAATAGAGCATAATGGACAAATTAGGGGAGTAGCAGTAAATACAACAAATGGTAATATAGATTTTAACCAAAGACATAAGATAATTATGCGACTTGATAAAATTGATGATAAACTTAAAAAGCTTGACTTGAATCTCTTTTTATTAGGAGAGGTTGCTTATGCCAATAAGTTAAAAGAGAGTTATGAAGATATGAAAGAAGCTCAAAGAGTGATAATAGATTTTACTAATAATGAGTTGTTAAGAGATGATGCAATAGCTGTTGATTCTAATGGAATCTATGAGCAGATAACTAAAAACATAGATTCTGTAATCGCTTTATACGAGATAAATCTAAATCTTTTAAGAGAAAATTTAGAAAAAAAACTAAAAGAAAATCAAAAAAGTTTGATATTTATAGCTATTTTTGGATTTCTATCTATCATGTTTGTCATAATCATAAACAGAATATTTTATCTAAACAATAGAAAATATATAGACAAGATTGAGGAGTTAACTATTACTGATGGTATGACATCTTTATATAATCGAAGATATTTTGATGAAATATTTGATAATTATCTCCGTAGCAACCAAAGAACTAAACAGGTGCCAGTATTTATTATCATGGATATAGACCACTTCAAAGAGTACAATGATACATATGGGCATCAAGCGGGTGATGTAGCCATAAAAATAGTTTCAAAAGTGATGAAAACTTTTTTAAAAAGAGCAACAGATATGGCATTTAGACTTGGTGGAGAGGAGTTTGGCATCTTATGCTCTGGCATAAACGCAATAGAAGCGCTCCATTTAGCTCATGATATAAGAAAGGGGATAGAAAATGAAAAAATTGAGCATAAAAGCAGCAAAGTAAATGAGTATTTAACAATCTCTATCGGGATAATCGTAATTGAAGAGGGCAAGATAAATAGCACCAAAGAGATATATAGATGTGCAGACAAAGCTCTATACAAAGCAAAAGAAAATGGACGTAATCAAGCGGTATTATATGATGCAAAAATGTTTTGCGATGATTAA
- a CDS encoding formate/nitrite transporter family protein translates to MSYLVPSEFVTKMIDAGESKVYMSTKDTIIRAFMAGAILALSAAFAITVAMQSGSALVGAMLFPVGFIMLYLMGFDLLTGVFVLVPLALLDKRKGVTIKQVLRNWGLVFLGNFAGAILVAFMISFILTYGYSIDAGALGEKIGSIGEERTLGYKEHGISGWFTIFIRGMLCNWMVSMGVVGAMISTNVSGKAIAMWMPIMLFFFMGFEHSVVNMFLFPFSMIMGGDFTVADYIIWNEIPTVFGNLIGGLAFTGLTLYATHVKTGAKRELD, encoded by the coding sequence GTGTCTTATCTAGTTCCTAGTGAATTTGTTACAAAAATGATTGATGCTGGTGAGTCAAAAGTTTACATGTCAACCAAAGATACCATAATTAGAGCCTTTATGGCTGGAGCCATTTTAGCGCTCTCCGCTGCTTTTGCTATAACAGTAGCCATGCAGAGTGGCTCAGCTCTTGTTGGTGCTATGCTTTTTCCAGTTGGCTTTATAATGCTTTATCTTATGGGTTTTGACCTCTTGACAGGAGTTTTTGTTCTAGTTCCTCTTGCTCTGCTAGATAAGAGAAAAGGTGTGACAATAAAACAGGTTCTTCGTAATTGGGGATTGGTTTTCTTAGGCAATTTTGCAGGGGCGATTCTAGTAGCTTTTATGATTTCTTTTATCTTAACTTATGGTTATTCAATAGATGCTGGAGCGCTTGGAGAGAAGATAGGAAGCATAGGCGAGGAGCGTACACTGGGCTATAAAGAGCATGGAATCTCTGGCTGGTTTACGATTTTTATTCGTGGAATGCTTTGTAACTGGATGGTTTCAATGGGAGTAGTTGGTGCTATGATTTCAACCAATGTAAGCGGAAAAGCCATAGCTATGTGGATGCCAATTATGCTATTTTTCTTTATGGGTTTTGAGCACTCAGTTGTAAATATGTTTTTGTTTCCATTTTCTATGATAATGGGTGGAGATTTTACGGTAGCTGATTATATTATCTGGAACGAAATTCCAACAGTATTTGGAAATCTCATTGGAGGATTAGCTTTTACAGGACTTACACTCTATGCAACACATGTAAAAACTGGTGCAAAAAGAGAGTTAGACTAA
- the pyrH gene encoding UMP kinase, giving the protein MANKRVLVKFSGEALAGEAGYGIDTKILNFISQEIKSLVEANIEVGIVIGGGNIIRGVTAAQDGIIKRTSGDYMGMLATVINGIAMQEACEHAGLQVRMQTAIKMEQIAEPYINRRAVRHLEKGRVVIFAAGTGNPFFTTDTAATLRAVEIGAEVIIKATKVDGVYDKDPNKFSDAIKLQELSYEQALNDNIKVMDDTSIALAKDNSLPILVCDMFKKGNLLDILQNGNMKNCSIVK; this is encoded by the coding sequence ATGGCTAACAAACGGGTATTGGTTAAGTTTTCAGGCGAAGCTTTAGCGGGTGAAGCTGGTTATGGAATTGACACTAAAATTTTAAATTTTATCTCTCAAGAGATAAAGTCTTTGGTAGAAGCTAATATTGAAGTTGGCATAGTTATTGGCGGTGGAAATATCATCCGTGGAGTAACGGCAGCACAAGATGGAATTATTAAAAGAACTTCTGGTGATTACATGGGAATGTTAGCAACTGTAATCAACGGAATAGCGATGCAAGAAGCTTGTGAACACGCAGGACTTCAAGTTCGTATGCAAACAGCCATTAAGATGGAACAGATTGCTGAACCTTATATAAATCGCCGCGCAGTTCGTCATTTAGAAAAAGGTCGAGTTGTTATATTTGCAGCTGGAACTGGAAATCCATTTTTTACAACAGATACCGCAGCAACTCTTAGAGCAGTTGAAATTGGCGCTGAGGTGATTATTAAAGCTACTAAAGTTGATGGTGTTTATGATAAAGACCCAAATAAATTTAGTGATGCCATAAAACTCCAAGAGCTCTCATACGAGCAAGCCCTAAATGACAATATAAAAGTAATGGACGATACATCAATAGCACTTGCAAAAGATAATTCGCTCCCTATTTTAGTCTGCGACATGTTTAAAAAAGGAAATCTCCTTGACATTTTACAAAATGGAAATATGAAAAACTGCTCTATAGTAAAATAG
- a CDS encoding DNA-directed RNA polymerase subunit omega, whose translation MKIEELTAKILDNNPNMDRYQLAIAVAKRTDELLNGANSKLNVSKKIKTADLALMEIAEGLIIIKGFADIKK comes from the coding sequence ATGAAAATAGAAGAATTAACAGCCAAAATATTAGATAATAACCCAAACATGGATCGCTACCAATTAGCAATCGCAGTGGCAAAAAGGACAGATGAACTTTTAAATGGTGCTAATAGCAAATTAAATGTCTCTAAAAAGATAAAAACAGCTGATTTGGCTCTTATGGAAATTGCTGAGGGCCTTATTATAATTAAAGGCTTTGCTGATATAAAAAAATAG
- a CDS encoding RelA/SpoT family protein, whose amino-acid sequence MSQVDIGQIKKIDTVDLAIKYLFAQIPPSQALQKALDYSTLAHVNQFRKSGEPYIIHPILVASIVSSITNDESMAIAALLHDVVEDTEVDIEEIKDVFGADVAHLVEGLTKIDSIRDTELVSSNSNEKLVVSALSFRKMLLASIKDVRVLVVKLCDRLHNMLTLESLSAQKQQRIAEETLVVYAPIAHRLGISFLKNLLEDLSFSTLFKEEKEQIDSYLEVHYHAIEMKLIEFKEAIEKVLVQNGFCEDDFEILSRVKHKYSIYLKMQRKGVGIEEILDLLALRILTKDPVKCYSILGLIHLHFQPLSSRFKDYIAVPKDNGYRTIHTTVFYKTAIFEVQIRTYEMHETAELGVAAHWKYKSGGNDAIKLDWLHNLGYQNESIEEFYDLIKNDLYSEDISVFSPKGEVFTLPRGAVVLDFAYAIHTHVGNHAKSALVNKAKTSLINELHNGDIVKIDVDENIITRCSWLDAVKTSKAKTNMRYNCNARVRDVDSKSSINIVATAMNLNSSVIEAWFEKNSCDKRATIATDIEHLRDVVQRYIAEIEKNSRIKGFLSRRRFKLKPYSFRGLEIYSTSNINDVVFDYCCHPKNGDEIMAFLEKNKAHVHHKMCSSATKKLDEKEAMVFVRWEKLNIYNYNMIVSLHSGVGTLAEFLNFLAKLKIDINQIELGKNKSESTRYCEIGFESKEADINALRAKIEQKIKVIHFIRTDDAYR is encoded by the coding sequence TTGAGTCAAGTTGATATAGGACAGATCAAAAAAATAGATACTGTTGACTTAGCTATAAAGTATCTTTTTGCTCAAATTCCGCCAAGCCAAGCTTTGCAAAAAGCTCTGGACTACTCCACTCTAGCACATGTAAACCAGTTTAGAAAAAGTGGTGAACCATATATAATTCATCCAATTCTAGTGGCTAGTATTGTCTCCTCCATAACAAATGATGAGTCTATGGCAATTGCTGCACTTCTACATGATGTTGTAGAAGATACAGAAGTTGATATAGAAGAGATAAAAGATGTCTTTGGTGCAGATGTAGCGCATCTTGTTGAAGGTCTTACAAAAATTGATTCAATTAGAGATACAGAACTAGTATCTTCAAATTCAAATGAAAAACTTGTAGTATCAGCACTCTCCTTTCGTAAAATGCTCCTAGCAAGTATTAAAGATGTAAGAGTTTTAGTTGTAAAGCTATGCGATAGACTTCACAATATGCTAACTCTTGAATCTTTAAGCGCGCAAAAACAGCAGAGAATCGCAGAAGAGACTCTTGTCGTTTATGCACCAATTGCTCATCGTTTGGGTATCTCCTTTTTAAAAAATCTTCTAGAAGATTTAAGTTTTTCAACTCTTTTTAAAGAAGAAAAAGAGCAGATAGATAGCTACCTTGAAGTGCACTACCATGCAATAGAGATGAAGCTTATCGAATTTAAAGAAGCAATTGAGAAAGTTTTAGTACAAAATGGCTTTTGTGAAGATGATTTTGAGATACTCTCTAGGGTAAAACATAAATATTCAATTTATCTTAAAATGCAGAGAAAGGGTGTTGGAATAGAGGAGATTTTAGATCTCTTAGCGCTAAGAATTTTAACAAAAGATCCTGTTAAGTGTTATAGCATCTTAGGACTTATTCATCTCCATTTTCAACCATTATCTTCAAGATTTAAAGACTATATCGCCGTTCCAAAAGATAATGGTTATAGAACAATTCACACTACAGTATTTTACAAAACTGCTATTTTTGAAGTACAAATCAGAACTTATGAGATGCATGAAACAGCGGAGCTTGGAGTTGCAGCACATTGGAAATACAAAAGTGGCGGCAACGATGCGATTAAGTTGGATTGGCTTCATAATCTTGGATATCAAAATGAGTCAATTGAAGAGTTCTATGACTTGATAAAAAATGACCTCTACAGTGAGGATATATCAGTTTTCTCTCCAAAAGGTGAAGTTTTTACTCTTCCGCGAGGTGCAGTTGTGCTTGATTTTGCTTATGCAATTCATACACATGTAGGAAATCATGCAAAATCTGCTCTTGTAAATAAAGCAAAAACATCACTTATTAATGAGCTTCACAATGGGGACATAGTTAAAATTGATGTTGATGAAAATATTATTACCAGATGTAGCTGGCTTGATGCAGTAAAGACATCAAAAGCAAAAACAAATATGAGATATAACTGTAACGCAAGAGTAAGAGATGTTGATTCAAAATCTAGCATCAATATTGTTGCAACAGCTATGAATTTAAATAGCTCGGTAATTGAAGCTTGGTTTGAAAAAAATAGTTGTGATAAGAGAGCTACAATTGCTACTGATATTGAGCATCTTAGAGATGTTGTTCAAAGATATATTGCAGAGATAGAAAAGAATAGTCGTATAAAAGGATTTCTATCGAGACGCAGATTCAAATTAAAACCATATAGCTTTAGAGGTTTAGAGATATATAGCACATCAAATATAAATGATGTGGTTTTTGATTACTGCTGTCATCCAAAAAATGGCGATGAAATAATGGCTTTTTTAGAAAAAAACAAAGCTCACGTTCATCATAAAATGTGCTCAAGTGCAACAAAAAAGTTAGATGAGAAAGAGGCTATGGTTTTTGTAAGATGGGAGAAATTAAACATCTATAACTATAATATGATAGTTTCACTTCATAGCGGAGTTGGAACATTAGCAGAGTTCTTAAACTTTTTAGCAAAATTAAAAATTGATATAAATCAGATTGAACTTGGAAAAAATAAGAGCGAATCTACGCGTTATTGTGAAATAGGATTTGAGTCAAAAGAAGCCGATATTAATGCACTACGTGCTAAAATCGAGCAAAAAATAAAAGTAATACATTTTATTCGCACAGATGATGCGTATAGGTAG